A region of Pyxidicoccus parkwaysis DNA encodes the following proteins:
- the rox gene encoding rifampin monooxygenase, whose product MHVNDVIVVGGGPTGLMLACELRLHGVQVVVLEKAAEPSPVVRSLGLHARSIEVMDQRGLLERFLALGKQHPLRGYFAGMDKPAPEKLDTAHGYVLGIPQPLTDRLLAERASELGAQLRRGCELVGLEQDDDGVSVELGDGTRLRARYLVGCDGGRSTVRRKIGVDFPGEPSRVDTLLGEMAVAMPVQELMPLMAEIRKTQKRFGFMPLGDGAYRVIVPAESVAEDRTLPPTLDDFKRQLRAVAGTDFGVHSPRWLSRFGDATRLAERYRVGRVLLAGDAAHIHPPVGGQGLNLGIQDAFNLGWKLAAEIEGWAPAGLLDSYESERRPVAADVLDNTRAQMLLLSTEPGPQSVRRLLSELMDFADVNRYLIEKVIAISVRYDFGEGHALLGRRMRDIALDQGRLYARMHRGRGLLLDQTGRLSVAGWGGRVDHVVATSEELDAPAVLLRPDGHVAWLGDDQQALLPQLRRWFGVPSN is encoded by the coding sequence ATGCATGTGAACGACGTGATCGTGGTTGGCGGTGGCCCGACCGGCCTCATGCTGGCCTGCGAGTTGCGGCTACATGGCGTGCAGGTGGTCGTCCTGGAGAAGGCGGCGGAGCCGAGCCCGGTCGTGCGCTCGCTCGGTCTGCATGCGCGCAGCATCGAGGTGATGGACCAACGCGGTCTGCTGGAGCGATTTCTCGCGCTCGGCAAGCAGCATCCGCTCCGCGGTTACTTCGCGGGCATGGACAAGCCCGCGCCCGAGAAGCTCGACACCGCGCACGGCTACGTTCTCGGCATCCCCCAGCCGCTCACCGATCGCCTTCTGGCCGAGCGCGCCAGCGAGCTCGGCGCGCAGCTACGCCGGGGTTGCGAGCTGGTCGGGCTGGAGCAGGACGACGACGGCGTGAGCGTCGAGCTGGGCGATGGCACGCGGCTGCGCGCGCGCTATCTCGTCGGCTGCGACGGCGGCCGCAGCACCGTGCGCAGGAAGATTGGGGTCGACTTCCCGGGCGAGCCCTCGCGGGTCGACACGTTGCTGGGCGAGATGGCGGTGGCCATGCCGGTGCAGGAGCTCATGCCCCTGATGGCCGAAATCCGCAAGACGCAGAAGCGGTTCGGCTTCATGCCGTTGGGAGACGGTGCGTACCGCGTCATCGTGCCGGCGGAAAGCGTGGCCGAGGATCGCACGCTTCCGCCGACGCTCGATGACTTCAAGCGGCAACTGCGCGCGGTTGCCGGCACCGATTTCGGCGTGCACTCGCCGCGCTGGCTGTCGCGCTTCGGCGATGCTACGCGACTGGCCGAGCGCTACAGGGTCGGCCGCGTGCTGCTGGCCGGCGACGCCGCGCATATCCATCCGCCGGTGGGCGGACAGGGACTCAACCTCGGCATCCAGGACGCGTTCAATCTCGGATGGAAGCTGGCCGCAGAAATCGAGGGCTGGGCACCGGCAGGCTTGCTCGACAGTTATGAGAGCGAACGCCGCCCGGTCGCGGCCGATGTGCTCGACAACACCCGTGCGCAGATGCTGTTGCTGTCCACCGAGCCCGGGCCGCAGTCCGTGCGCCGGCTGCTGTCGGAGCTGATGGACTTCGCGGACGTGAACCGCTACCTCATCGAGAAGGTCATCGCGATCTCCGTCCGTTACGACTTCGGCGAGGGGCACGCGCTCCTGGGCCGCCGCATGCGCGACATCGCACTGGACCAGGGGCGCCTGTACGCGCGGATGCATCGCGGTCGCGGGTTGCTGCTGGACCAGACCGGCCGGCTCTCGGTCGCAGGGTGGGGCGGCCGCGTCGACCACGTCGTCGCCACCAGCGAGGAGCTCGATGCGCCCGCGGTGCTGCTGCGGCCCGACGGGCACGTGGCGTGGCTCGGCGATGACCAGCAGGCGCTGCTCCCGCAGTTGCGCAGGTGGTTCGGCGTCCCGAGCAACTGA
- a CDS encoding helix-turn-helix transcriptional regulator, translating into MAVNMEPGRNGRCQNLARMNWELAFPMRTLLHGRELFVGEWHCAGGSPRPPCWRERALYHEVDLLQAGTHVRDLGHQRNVVDSTTAALHAPSDEYWMAAPTERPQRGTLLLLRGTLAEELIPRLPTRNCSVSPQAARLHAQLLHAVDPLAREETALSLVQCVLSDARAQPERAQVVSRAWRRLSEELQHVVATRFKERLSLEVMASACRTSAFHASRVFRAVTGETLHRHLTRVRLRAALFELPGAAGRLTELALAMGFSSHSHFTQAFQEEFGCAPSSLVGGPARGRKVPPREKD; encoded by the coding sequence ATGGCCGTCAATATGGAACCTGGCCGGAACGGCCGCTGTCAGAATCTTGCTCGAATGAACTGGGAACTCGCCTTTCCAATGCGCACGCTGCTCCACGGGCGTGAGCTCTTCGTGGGTGAATGGCATTGCGCTGGCGGCTCGCCGCGTCCTCCCTGCTGGCGGGAGCGGGCCCTCTATCACGAGGTGGATCTCCTCCAGGCGGGAACGCACGTGCGTGACCTTGGGCATCAACGCAACGTGGTGGATTCGACGACCGCCGCGCTCCATGCACCCTCGGATGAGTATTGGATGGCCGCTCCCACGGAACGTCCTCAGCGGGGCACGCTGCTCCTGCTCCGGGGCACACTGGCCGAGGAGCTGATTCCTCGTCTGCCCACCCGAAACTGTTCCGTCTCACCGCAAGCCGCGCGCCTTCATGCCCAGCTCCTGCACGCCGTCGACCCGCTGGCCCGGGAGGAGACGGCGTTGTCGCTGGTACAGTGTGTGTTGTCGGATGCGCGGGCTCAGCCGGAACGCGCTCAGGTCGTTTCCCGCGCATGGCGCCGCTTGAGCGAGGAGCTGCAACACGTGGTGGCCACTCGCTTCAAGGAGCGTTTGTCTTTGGAGGTCATGGCCTCCGCGTGCCGCACATCTGCCTTTCACGCGAGCCGTGTCTTCCGGGCAGTGACAGGGGAGACCCTGCACCGGCACCTCACCCGAGTGAGGCTTCGCGCGGCCCTCTTCGAGCTCCCGGGCGCTGCCGGACGCTTGACCGAGCTCGCCCTTGCGATGGGCTTTTCATCCCACAGTCATTTCACGCAGGCCTTCCAGGAGGAATTCGGCTGTGCGCCCTCATCTCTGGTGGGCGGGCCTGCTCGTGGACGGAAAGTCCCTCCACGGGAGAAGGACTGA
- a CDS encoding Vgb family protein, with amino-acid sequence MRQPGKLLALVVALTSLAALASGGSAGSLSSYGLPNPTSQPKDIVVAPDGNVWFTEASDGVRRIGRLDTRGKLTEFVMPSAPDQIAVGADGNIWFTMASTIGRLTPAGVFTEFTPLSDGGYQSFPRDITSGPDGNLWFTMGGMIFKMTTSGEMTKYVVTSSIYPDLQGITVGPDGALWFAEYQGNKIGRIDVNGNITEFGPVDQPMNIGAGPDGNLWFTCPASHTIGRMTLSGGITLFPLSGFPQPWNPVAGPDGNIWFTEYLAGKLAKITPAGVVTQVQTVPSAWGLARGVGNTLWVTHLDEGKVSKFTLAP; translated from the coding sequence ATGAGACAGCCTGGAAAGCTTCTCGCTCTTGTCGTTGCGCTCACCTCGCTCGCCGCACTCGCGTCGGGCGGCTCGGCCGGCTCCCTTTCGTCGTACGGCCTGCCGAACCCCACCTCCCAGCCGAAGGACATCGTCGTCGCTCCCGACGGGAACGTGTGGTTCACGGAGGCGTCGGACGGCGTGAGGCGCATTGGCCGGCTCGACACCCGCGGGAAGCTCACCGAGTTCGTCATGCCGTCGGCCCCGGACCAGATTGCCGTGGGCGCGGACGGCAACATCTGGTTCACGATGGCTTCCACCATTGGCCGCCTCACGCCCGCGGGTGTGTTCACCGAGTTCACGCCCCTGAGCGACGGCGGCTATCAGAGCTTCCCGCGCGACATCACGAGCGGGCCCGATGGAAACCTCTGGTTCACCATGGGCGGCATGATCTTCAAGATGACCACGTCGGGTGAGATGACGAAGTACGTCGTCACGTCCAGCATCTACCCGGACCTGCAGGGCATCACGGTCGGACCGGACGGCGCGCTCTGGTTCGCGGAATACCAGGGCAACAAGATTGGCCGCATCGACGTGAACGGGAACATCACCGAGTTCGGGCCGGTGGACCAGCCGATGAACATCGGCGCCGGCCCTGATGGCAACCTGTGGTTCACCTGCCCGGCCAGCCACACCATCGGGCGCATGACGCTCTCGGGGGGCATCACGCTCTTCCCCCTCTCCGGCTTCCCGCAGCCGTGGAATCCCGTGGCCGGCCCGGACGGCAACATCTGGTTCACCGAGTACCTCGCCGGCAAGCTGGCGAAGATTACGCCGGCCGGCGTCGTCACCCAGGTGCAGACGGTGCCCAGCGCCTGGGGGCTCGCCCGCGGCGTGGGAAACACCCTCTGGGTCACTCACCTGGACGAGGGCAAGGTCTCGAAGTTCACGCTGGCGCCGTAG
- a CDS encoding SAM-dependent methyltransferase has product MDEVSLKPIGVVHASRNTPEDDNWGGEVSTIELDTTRFTEEAVAGLKDFSHLEVVFSMHLVPDSKIEIGARHPRNRQDWPLVGIFAQRAKGRPNRLGVSRCRLLKVDGLKLTVAGLDAINDTPVLDIKPYMVEFGPRGEVVQPAWATEIMKEYY; this is encoded by the coding sequence ATGGATGAGGTTTCGCTGAAGCCGATCGGCGTCGTACATGCATCGCGAAACACGCCGGAGGATGACAACTGGGGCGGCGAGGTATCGACGATCGAGTTGGATACCACCCGCTTCACCGAGGAGGCAGTCGCCGGACTCAAAGACTTCTCACACCTCGAGGTGGTGTTCTCGATGCATCTCGTCCCGGACAGCAAGATTGAGATTGGCGCGCGGCATCCGCGCAATCGTCAGGACTGGCCCCTGGTGGGGATCTTCGCGCAGCGTGCCAAGGGGCGTCCGAACCGTCTCGGAGTCTCCCGCTGTCGGTTGCTGAAGGTCGACGGGCTGAAGCTGACTGTCGCGGGGCTCGATGCCATCAATGATACGCCCGTCCTCGACATCAAGCCCTACATGGTCGAGTTCGGCCCACGCGGAGAGGTTGTCCAGCCCGCGTGGGCCACGGAGATCATGAAGGAGTACTACTGA
- a CDS encoding heme ABC transporter ATP-binding protein: MLTASNLTRIAGGRRLVDDVSARFEPGVLTLIIGPNGAGKSTLLKMLSGQLRPDAGTVSYDGEDIRGRSAASLARTRAVLSQNVSIAFPLRVWEVVMMGRYPHFVGRPTALDERICDEVMELFHVTAFRERDYLTLSGGERQRVHFARVLAQLWRPVPGHTRLLFLDEPLASLDIQHQFEFMRQIQTLSRAKDLVTVGVVHDLNLAAKFADALLLLCNGKVFASGSKDVVLTPAHIKETFGIEPRVLRLDDASTWLVFP, translated from the coding sequence GTGCTCACTGCCTCGAACCTCACCCGAATCGCTGGCGGCAGACGGCTGGTCGACGACGTCAGCGCGCGCTTCGAGCCGGGTGTCCTCACCTTGATTATCGGCCCGAACGGGGCGGGCAAATCGACGCTGCTCAAGATGCTCAGCGGGCAGCTCCGGCCCGACGCCGGGACGGTGAGCTACGACGGCGAAGACATTCGCGGCAGGAGCGCGGCCTCACTCGCACGGACCCGCGCGGTGCTCTCGCAGAACGTCTCCATCGCCTTCCCGCTGCGCGTCTGGGAGGTGGTGATGATGGGGCGCTACCCGCACTTCGTGGGCAGGCCCACCGCGCTCGACGAGCGGATTTGCGACGAGGTGATGGAGCTCTTCCACGTCACCGCGTTCCGTGAGCGCGACTACCTCACCTTGAGCGGAGGCGAGAGGCAGCGGGTGCACTTCGCCCGGGTGCTGGCGCAGCTCTGGCGTCCGGTTCCGGGGCACACCCGGTTGCTGTTCCTCGACGAGCCGCTCGCCTCGCTCGACATCCAGCATCAGTTCGAGTTCATGCGGCAGATTCAGACGCTCTCGCGCGCGAAGGACCTGGTCACCGTGGGGGTCGTCCACGACTTGAACCTCGCGGCGAAGTTCGCGGACGCGCTGTTGCTGCTGTGCAACGGCAAGGTGTTCGCCTCCGGGTCGAAAGACGTCGTGCTGACTCCCGCCCACATCAAGGAGACCTTCGGCATCGAGCCGCGAGTTCTTCGTCTCGACGACGCCAGCACCTGGCTGGTGTTTCCCTGA
- a CDS encoding FecCD family ABC transporter permease, with amino-acid sequence MLGGVLALLAVVSIRFGATDIGFTEMGNALMGAPDSLGLTERIFLELRLPRALTCALVGASLAVGGVLMQALFRNPVVEPGLVGTSSGAAFGAALYFVLGASFQFHAGTWTLPIAACIGGAIATGCVFVLAQAANVDRESTTGVLLVGIAVNALFLSGVGFFSYIARDPQARSITFWSLGTLSGASWSTVALLTLSTGMGLAISLRYARALNALMLGEDEAMTVGVDVSRLKLIVLAVNVLIVAVATSITGIISFVGLIVPHLLRLLRGSDNRFLLLGAVLLGAIVLTVADLAARVLLRPAELPIGIVTSVVGAPLFLVLLRSRRHRSL; translated from the coding sequence GTGCTCGGCGGCGTGCTGGCGCTGCTCGCGGTGGTGTCGATTCGCTTCGGCGCCACCGACATCGGCTTCACCGAGATGGGCAACGCCCTGATGGGCGCTCCCGATTCGCTCGGCCTCACGGAGCGAATCTTTCTCGAGCTCCGGCTCCCGCGCGCCCTCACGTGCGCGCTGGTCGGCGCGAGCCTCGCGGTCGGTGGTGTGCTGATGCAGGCGCTGTTCCGAAACCCGGTCGTCGAGCCCGGGCTGGTCGGTACCTCCAGCGGAGCGGCGTTTGGGGCCGCGCTCTACTTCGTCCTCGGAGCGAGCTTTCAGTTCCACGCCGGCACCTGGACGCTTCCGATTGCCGCCTGCATCGGCGGAGCAATTGCCACCGGCTGTGTCTTCGTGCTCGCGCAGGCGGCGAATGTCGATCGCGAGTCGACCACCGGCGTGCTGCTGGTGGGCATCGCGGTGAACGCGTTGTTCCTCAGCGGCGTCGGGTTCTTCTCGTACATCGCGCGGGATCCGCAGGCGCGGTCCATCACCTTCTGGAGCCTCGGCACGCTCTCCGGGGCGAGCTGGAGCACGGTCGCGCTGCTCACCCTCTCGACGGGGATGGGGCTGGCCATCTCGCTCCGGTACGCCCGAGCCCTCAACGCCCTGATGCTCGGCGAAGACGAGGCGATGACCGTCGGGGTGGATGTCTCCCGCTTGAAGCTCATCGTCCTCGCGGTGAACGTGCTCATCGTCGCGGTGGCGACGAGCATCACCGGAATCATCAGCTTCGTCGGGCTGATCGTCCCCCACCTGCTTCGCCTGCTTCGCGGAAGCGACAACCGCTTCCTGCTGCTTGGCGCGGTGCTGCTCGGCGCGATTGTCCTCACCGTCGCGGACCTTGCCGCACGCGTGCTCCTTCGCCCCGCGGAGCTGCCGATTGGCATCGTCACCTCGGTGGTCGGCGCGCCCCTGTTCCTGGTGCTGCTGCGAAGCCGCCGGCACCGCTCCCTCTAG
- a CDS encoding heme/hemin ABC transporter substrate-binding protein — MKSLRAAWVVGALVFVAGCSRFGNEEQPQERHERIVSLSKQYNEIIYALGAQRDLVAVDISSTYPPEIKSLKTVGYHRALSAEGIVSVNPTLVLHDNNVGPEQVMRQLEQLKIPMKVFETKGEDIASTKALVGEMGRYFHREAQADALNQKLDADMNKALATAKTFTKKPKVMVIHFGRAMNVYLVMTKNSTAGKMMEWAGGEMAVTGDKGMVQLSPEVIAQADPDVLLLTDFGYDRLGSPQQVATLPGVGATRAVKSGRVYRVEEHDLVYLGPRTGENVLTLQELIHRGDAEKAAAPVPSEREPGAGR, encoded by the coding sequence ATGAAGTCCCTGAGGGCCGCGTGGGTCGTGGGAGCGCTCGTCTTCGTCGCCGGCTGCAGCCGCTTCGGGAACGAGGAGCAGCCACAGGAACGTCACGAGCGGATCGTCAGTCTCTCGAAGCAGTACAACGAAATCATCTACGCCCTCGGCGCGCAGCGCGACCTCGTCGCGGTGGACATCTCGAGCACCTACCCGCCGGAGATCAAGTCGCTGAAGACCGTCGGGTACCATCGCGCGCTCAGCGCGGAGGGCATCGTCTCGGTGAACCCCACGCTCGTGCTGCACGACAACAACGTCGGCCCCGAGCAGGTGATGCGGCAGCTCGAGCAGCTGAAAATCCCGATGAAGGTGTTCGAGACGAAGGGGGAGGACATCGCGTCGACGAAGGCGTTGGTGGGGGAGATGGGCCGGTACTTTCACCGTGAAGCCCAGGCGGACGCGCTGAATCAGAAGCTCGACGCGGACATGAACAAGGCGCTCGCCACCGCGAAGACGTTCACGAAGAAGCCGAAGGTGATGGTGATTCACTTCGGCCGGGCGATGAACGTGTACCTGGTGATGACGAAGAACAGCACCGCGGGAAAGATGATGGAGTGGGCGGGAGGCGAGATGGCGGTCACCGGCGACAAAGGCATGGTGCAGCTGTCACCGGAGGTCATTGCCCAGGCGGACCCGGACGTGCTGCTGCTCACTGATTTCGGCTACGACCGGCTCGGCTCTCCGCAGCAGGTGGCGACCCTCCCTGGCGTCGGCGCGACTCGCGCGGTGAAGTCGGGACGGGTGTACCGCGTCGAGGAGCATGACCTCGTGTACCTCGGCCCGCGGACCGGCGAGAACGTGCTCACGCTGCAAGAGCTGATTCATCGCGGCGACGCCGAGAAGGCCGCGGCCCCCGTCCCGAGCGAGCGTGAGCCCGGTGCGGGGCGCTGA
- a CDS encoding TonB-dependent receptor, translating to MIRPLFVCFTLSASSVLAQSEPSSTPSDAAGESGHAVESSEEPKRPATETIVSDTRTGGLPLLEEAQSVGVLTTEELRRNTGVFLEESLNLLPGVRYENRTVSGGQRITIRGYGNSTNFNASGIRAYLDGIPLTDAEGVTIFDDLDVPTLGRVEVIRGPASSLYGMGIGGVARFFTARPRAGMLQVSQRLLAGSYGLLRSDTRVEQGGENASLFLNYGHQESDGYRVHSNDRKDTILFSGEFRPSARQSVTVLAAYTRSYENLSGQLTEEQFLNEEDVAEPAYLANDAHVGLNSVRFGISHRYDFLPWLSNTTSGFTTGYQVDQPFAAGRTDNLAMNFGGRTEFDLKFQPLGHTLTGAVGAEVQQTSSFKKSYGLTNGVLGGIRGDLQVSALQANTFTEWALDLPLEFALTAGGSVNFVRYHIRDRLTNSANPTHLDQSGLKTFDPVFTPRLALMKAFAENMSVYAQVSEGYTPPTSGQVVIPQAGTVNLDLSPERGTLYEVGTKGIVLASRLSWEAALFNLRVSNKLTPQAVTDPDTGSTLYTITTNGGAQNNLGFELATRYAVIADANAELSRVEPFASYTFSNFRYSGFKSDNNNNDKTVDYTGHRVVGIARNVVALGADIMSRRGAYLNGTWQYVDRVPLTYDNAHFAPAFNVLNAKVGYRHDLPAGFRIDAAAGADNLLGNRYYTMVFLNANYAGPPPNVYLNGPSKPVFYGNVTLSYSLKESRQ from the coding sequence ATGATTCGTCCGCTCTTCGTCTGCTTCACGCTTTCCGCCTCTTCGGTGCTCGCCCAGTCCGAGCCGTCGAGTACACCCAGTGATGCGGCCGGCGAGTCCGGGCACGCTGTGGAGTCCTCGGAGGAACCGAAGCGTCCCGCTACGGAAACCATCGTCAGTGATACGCGCACCGGTGGCCTGCCGCTGCTCGAAGAGGCCCAGTCCGTGGGCGTGCTCACCACCGAGGAGCTCCGGCGCAACACCGGCGTGTTCCTCGAGGAGTCGCTCAACCTCCTCCCGGGCGTTCGCTACGAGAACCGCACCGTCTCCGGTGGCCAGCGCATCACCATTCGCGGCTACGGCAACTCGACGAACTTCAACGCGAGCGGCATCCGCGCGTACCTCGATGGGATTCCCCTCACGGACGCGGAAGGGGTGACGATTTTCGACGACCTCGATGTCCCCACGCTCGGGCGCGTCGAGGTGATTCGGGGACCGGCCTCGAGCCTGTACGGCATGGGCATCGGCGGCGTGGCGCGGTTCTTCACCGCTCGCCCGCGCGCCGGGATGCTCCAGGTGTCGCAGCGCCTGCTCGCGGGCTCCTATGGGCTGCTGCGCAGTGATACCCGGGTCGAGCAGGGCGGCGAGAACGCCTCGCTGTTCTTGAACTACGGCCACCAGGAGTCGGATGGCTACCGCGTTCACAGCAACGACCGGAAGGACACCATCCTCTTCTCGGGTGAGTTCCGGCCCAGCGCGCGCCAATCAGTCACGGTGCTCGCGGCGTACACCCGCTCGTACGAGAACCTCTCCGGCCAGCTGACCGAAGAGCAGTTCCTCAATGAGGAGGATGTCGCCGAGCCGGCCTACCTCGCCAACGACGCGCACGTCGGCCTCAACAGCGTGCGTTTCGGCATCTCGCACCGCTACGACTTCCTCCCGTGGCTGAGCAACACCACGAGCGGCTTTACGACGGGGTACCAGGTGGACCAGCCGTTCGCGGCCGGGCGCACCGACAACCTCGCGATGAACTTCGGCGGACGCACCGAGTTCGACCTGAAGTTCCAGCCGCTCGGGCACACGTTGACCGGCGCCGTCGGCGCCGAGGTGCAGCAGACCAGCTCGTTCAAGAAGAGCTACGGCCTCACGAACGGCGTGCTCGGCGGCATCCGCGGCGACCTGCAGGTGTCGGCGCTGCAGGCGAACACCTTCACCGAATGGGCGCTCGACCTGCCGCTCGAGTTCGCCCTCACCGCGGGCGGCAGCGTGAACTTCGTCCGGTACCACATCCGCGACAGGCTCACCAACAGCGCCAATCCGACCCACCTCGACCAGTCCGGGCTGAAGACTTTCGACCCGGTGTTCACACCGCGGCTCGCGCTGATGAAGGCATTCGCCGAGAACATGTCCGTCTACGCCCAGGTGAGCGAGGGCTACACCCCTCCCACCAGCGGGCAGGTGGTGATTCCGCAGGCGGGCACGGTGAACCTCGACCTCAGCCCGGAGCGCGGCACCCTGTACGAGGTCGGCACGAAGGGCATCGTTCTCGCTTCGCGGCTCAGCTGGGAGGCGGCGCTGTTCAACCTGCGCGTCTCGAACAAGCTGACGCCGCAGGCGGTGACGGACCCGGACACCGGCTCGACGCTGTACACCATCACCACCAACGGCGGCGCCCAGAACAACCTCGGCTTCGAGCTCGCGACGCGCTACGCGGTCATTGCGGATGCGAACGCGGAGCTCTCCCGGGTGGAGCCGTTCGCCTCGTACACCTTCTCCAACTTCCGCTACTCGGGCTTCAAGAGCGACAACAACAACAACGACAAGACGGTCGACTACACCGGCCATCGGGTCGTCGGCATTGCGCGCAACGTGGTGGCGCTCGGCGCGGACATCATGTCCCGCAGGGGTGCGTATCTGAATGGCACCTGGCAGTACGTCGACCGCGTGCCGCTCACCTACGACAACGCGCACTTCGCTCCGGCGTTCAACGTCCTCAATGCGAAGGTCGGGTACCGCCACGACCTGCCCGCCGGCTTCCGCATCGACGCGGCGGCCGGCGCGGACAACCTGCTCGGCAACCGCTACTACACGATGGTCTTCCTCAACGCGAACTACGCAGGCCCGCCGCCCAACGTGTACCTGAACGGTCCGTCCAAGCCGGTGTTCTACGGCAACGTGACGCTGAGCTACTCGCTGAAGGAGTCGCGCCAATGA